In Daucus carota subsp. sativus chromosome 4, DH1 v3.0, whole genome shotgun sequence, one DNA window encodes the following:
- the LOC108218449 gene encoding callose synthase 12, with translation MNVRRPGQTRPDPNPPQPYNIIPIHDLLADHPSLRFPEVRAAAAALRAVGDLRKPPFAPWLPHMDLLDWLGAFFGFQNDNVRNQREHIVLHLANAQMRLTPPPDNIDSLDPTVLRRFRRKLLKNYSDWCSFLGRKPNIWISDSSRGAHSDQRRELLYVSLYLLIWGESANLRFMPECICFIFHNLSMELNKILEDYIDENTGRPILPSVSGENAFLIKIVTPIYDTIKAEVENSRNGTAPHSNWRNYDDINEYFWSRRCFDKLNWPLDRGSNFFVADVRGGKRVGKTGFVEQRSFWNLFRSFDKLWIMLILFLQAAIIVAWEEREYPWQALEERSVQVTLLTVFITWSGLRFLQSILDAGMQYSLVTRETMGLGVRMVLKSVVAAIWILIFGVFYGRIVKEKNKYGKWEKHEVNNQVVTFLEIALVYVIPELLALSLFIVPWIRNFIENRNWRIFYVLSWWFQSRSFVGRGLREGLMDNVKYTLFWIVVLATKFCFSYFLQIKPMVNPTQALLDMKDVTYEWHQFFGKSNRFAVGILWLPVVLIYLMDIQIWYSIYSSFVGAGVGLFQHLGEIRNMQQLRLRFQFFASAIQFNLMPEEQLLNARGSLKSKFRDAINRLKLRYGLGRPFKKLESSQVEANKFALIWNEIILTFREEDILSDKEVELLELPQDTWNVRVIRWPCLLLCNELLLALSQAKELVDAPDKWLWYKICKYEYRRCAVIETYDCVKHLLLHIIKYDVEEHSIVTVLFQEIDHSLQNEKFTKTFNLKALPRIHAKLIILLDLIIKPTKDVNKIVNILQALYETAIRDFFKEKRNADQLREDGLAPRRAVSGDRLLFENAIELPDTDHETFYRQARRLHTILTSRDSMNNVPKNLEARRRIAFFSNSLFMNMPHAPQVEKMMAFSVLTPYYNEEVLYSKENLRTENEDGISTLYYLQTIYADEWENFLERMRREGLAKNGEIWTDKLRDLRLWASYRGQTLARTVRGMMYYYRALKMLAFLDSASEMDIREGSRELASMGRSRSLDSFNSERSQSARSLSRADSTVNLLFKGHEYGTALMKYTYVVACQIYGTQKAKKDPHAEDILYLMKNNEALRVAYVDVVPSGRPDPDYYSVLVKYDQQLEKEVEIYRVKLPGPLKLGEGKPENQNHALIFTRGDAVQTIDMNQDSYFEEALKMRNLLEEYRHYYGLRKPTILGVREHIFTGSVSSLAWFMSAQETSFVTLGQRVLANPLKIRMHYGHPDVFDRFWFLTRGGISKASRVINISEDIFAGFSCTLRGGNVTHHEYVQVGKGRDVGLNQIAMFEAKVASGNGEQVLSREVYRLGHRLDFFRMLSFFYTTVGFFLSTTMIILTVYAFLWGRLYLALSGIESSNAADDAADNKALGAILNQQFILQLGLFTALPMIVENSLEHGFLSAIWDFITMQLQLSSVFFTFSMGTRAHYFGRTILHGGAKYRATGRGFVVEHKSFAENYRLYARSHFVKAIELGLILVVYASYSAVAKGTFVYIALTISSWFLVISWMMAPFLFNPSGFDWLKTVYDFDDFMNWIWFRGGVFAKADQGWERWWYEEQDHLRTTGLWGKFLEIILDLRFFFFQYGIVYQLGISDGSNSIFVYLLSWIYVGMALAVYSTVAYARDKYAAREHIYYRLVQFLLIIIFVLVIIALLQFTEFKFVDIFTSLLAFLPTGWGFISIAQVLRPFLENTMIWETVVSVARLYDILFGVIVMTPVAVLSWLPGFQSMQTRILFNEAFSRGLQITKIVTGKKSSDM, from the coding sequence ATGAATGTCCGACGACCTGGTCAGACCCGGCCCGACCCGAACCCGCCCCAACCCTACAACATCATCCCCATCCACGACCTACTAGCTGACCACCCCTCTCTCCGCTTCCCCGAAGTacgcgccgccgccgccgccctACGCGCCGTCGGAGACCTCCGCAAACCTCCCTTTGCGCCATGGCTCCCCCACATGGACCTCCTCGACTGGCTCGGCGCTTTTTTCGGCTTCCAAAACGACAACGTTCGCAACCAGCGCGAGCACATAGTCCTTCACTTGGCCAACGCTCAGATGCGCCTGACCCCACCCCCCGACAATATCGATTCACTGGACCCCACTGTGCTCCGACGTTTTCGCCGGAAATTGCTCAAGAACTACTCTGATTGGTGCTCGTTTCTTGGGCGGAAGCCAAACATCTGGATCTCCGATAGCTCCCGTGGGGCCCACTCCGATCAAAGGCGCGAGCTTTTGTATGTATCTCTCTACTTGCTTATTTGGGGCGAGTCTGCGAATTTGAGATTTATGCCAGaatgtatttgttttatttttcataatttgagTATGGAGCTTAATAAGATTCTTGAGGATTACATTGATGAGAATACGGGGAGGCCGATTTTGCCTAGTGTGTCGGGGGAGAATGCGTTCTTGATAAAGATTGTTACGCCTATTTATGATACGATTAAGGCTGAGGTAGAGAATAGTAGGAATGGGACTGCCCCTCATTCGAATTGGAGGAATTATGATGATATCAATGAGTACTTTTGGAGTAGGAGGTGTTTCGATAAGTTGAATTGGCCACTTGATCGGGGGAGTAATTTTTTTGTGGCAGATGTTAGGGGTGGGAAGAGGGTAGGGAAGACGGGGTTTGTGGAGCAGAGGTCATTTTGGAATTTGTTTAGGAGTTTCGATAAGCTTTGGATTATGTTGATTTTGTTTCTTCAGGCTGCGATTATTGTGGCGTGGGAGGAGAGGGAGTATCCGTGGCAGGCATTGGAGGAGAGGAGTGTTCAGGTTACGCTTTTGACTGTGTTTATTACGTGGAGTGGGTTGAGGTTCTTGCAGTCAATTCTTGATGCTGGAATGCAGTATAGTTTAGTTACGAGGGAGACTATGGGGCTTGGTGTGAGGATGGTGTTGAAGAGTGTTGTTGCTGCTATATGGATTCTAATCTTTGGTGTTTTCTATGGGAGGATAGTGAAGGAGAAGAATAAATATGGGAAATGGGAAAAACATGAGGTGAACAATCAGGTGGTTACTTTTCTTGAGATTGCATTAGTATATGTCATCCCGGAACTTCTGGCACTTTCGCTTTTTATAGTACCGTGGATCAGAAATTTCATCGAGAATCGAAATTGGAGGATCTTTTACGTGTTGTCATGGTGGTTTCAGAGCCGGTCATTTGTGGGGAGAGGCCTTAGAGAAGGACTTATGGACAATGTGAAGTATACTTTGTTCTGGATTGTTGTCCTTGCCACAAAATTTTGCTTCAGTTACTTTTTGCAGATCAAACCGATGGTTAACCCGACACAGGCCTTACTGGATATGAAAGATGTGACTTATGAGTGGCACCAGTTCTTTGGGAAAAGCAACAGATTTGCTGTTGGAATATTGTGGCTTCCAGTGGTGTTAATATACTTAATGGATATACAGATTTGGTACTCCATATACTCGTCATTTGTTGGTGCAGGAGTTGGGTTGTTCCAGCACTTGGGCGAGATCCGAAACATGCAGCAGTTGAGATTAAGATTCCAATTCTTTGCTAGTGCGATTCAGTTCAATCTCATGCCTGAGGAACAACTATTGAATGCCAGGGGAAGTCTCAAGAGCAAGTTTCGGGATGCAATTAACAGGTTGAAGCTAAGGTATGGCCTTGGCCGACCCTTTAAGAAGCTTGAATCGAGCCAGGTAGAAGCAAACAAATTTGCATTGATATGGAACGAGATAATCTTGACATTTAGGGAAGAAGATATCTTAAGTGATAAGGAGGTGGAGTTGTTGGAGTTGCCACAGGATACCTGGAATGTTAGGGTCATTCGATGGCCATGTTTGCTTCTCTGCAATGAGCTGCTTCTCGCTCTAAGCCAAGCCAAGGAGTTAGTAGATGCTCCTGATAAGTGGCTCTGGTACAAAATTTGCAAGTATGAGTACAGGCGTTGTGCTGTCATTGAAACTTATGACTGTGTTAAGCACTTGTTGCTgcatattattaaatatgacgTGGAGGAACATTCTATTGTTACGGTCTTATTTCAAGAAATTGATCACTCGTTGCAGAATGAAAAGTTTACAAAAACATTCAATCTGAAGGCACTTCCCCGGATTCATGCAAAGCTGATCATCCTCCTCGACCTGATAATCAAGCCTACTAAAGATGTCAACAAGATTGTGAACATTCTGCAGGCCCTGTATGAGACTGCTATTcgagatttttttaaagaaaaaaggaATGCAGATCAGCTGAGGGAGGATGGTTTGGCTCCAAGAAGGGCAGTTTCGGGTGACAGGTTGCTATTTGAGAATGCTATTGAATTGCCAGATACAGATCATGAAACTTTTTACCGGCAAGCTCGACGCCTTCACACTATTCTGACATCTCGGGATTCGATGAATAACGTCCCGAAAAATCTAGAGGCTAGACGTCGTATTGCCTTTTTCAGTAACTCATTGTTTATGAACATGCCTCATGCTCCCCAAGTCGAGAAAATGATGGCTTTCAGTGTTTTGACCCCGTATTACAATGAAGAAGTGCTATATAGTAAGGAAAACCTTcgaactgaaaatgaagatggtATTTCCACCTTGTATTACTTGCAGACAATTTATGCTGATGAATGGGAGAATTTCTTGGAGAGAATGCGACGAGAAGGTTTGGCTAAAAATGGTGAGATATGGACTGACAAGCTCAGAGACCTGCGCCTTTGGGCGTCATACCGAGGCCAGACACTGGCCCGTACTGTGAGGGGAATGATGTATTACTATCGTGCTCTCAAAATGCTCGCTTTTCTGGATTCTGCTTCAGAGATGGATATCAGGGAAGGGTCGCGGGAACTTGCTTCGATGGGGCGTAGCCGTAGCTTAGATAGTTTCAACTCAGAAAGGTCGCAATCTGCAAGAAGCCTGAGTAGGGCAGACAGTACAGTTAACTTGTTGTTTAAAGGCCATGAGTATGGTACTGCTCTGATGAAATACACCTATGTGGTTGCCTGCCAGATATATGGGACCCAAAAGGCGAAGAAGGACCCCCATGCTGAAGATATATTGTATCTGATGAAAAACAACGAGGCTCTTCGGGTTGCTTATGTCGACGTGGTTCCCTCAGGGAGGCCTGATCCGGATTATTACTCTGTTTTGGTAAAATATGACCAACAGTTGGAGAAGGAAGTGGagatatatagagttaagttacCTGGTCCATTAAAGCTTGGGGAGGGAAAGCCAGAGAATCAAAACCATGCTCTTATCTTTACTAGAGGAGATGCAGTTCAGACCATTGATATGAACCAGGACAGCTATTTCGAGGAGGCACTTAAAATGCGAAATCTTCTGGAGGAGTACAGGCACTATTATGGTTTGAGAAAGCCGACTATTTTGGGAGTCCGGGAACACATATTTACTGGTTCTGTCTCCTCGCTTGCTTGGTTTATGTCAGCCCAGGAGACTAGTTTTGTCACATTGGGACAACGTGTTTTGGCGAACCCCCTTAAAATACGCATGCACTATGGTCATCCGGATGTATTTGATAGATTCTGGTTCTTAACTAGGGGAGGAATAAGCAAAGCGTCAAGGGTGATCAATATCAGTGAGGACATATTTGCAGGCTTCAGCTGCACATTGCGAGGTGGGAATGTTACTCATCATGAATACGTGCAAGTTGGCAAGGGGAGGGATGTTGGACTGAATCAAATTGCGATGTTTGAAGCCAAAGTTGCTAGTGGAAATGGGGAGCAGGTTCTTAGCAGAGAGGTCTATAGGTTGGGACATAGGCTGGATTTTTTCAGAATGCTATCATTTTTCTACACTACTGTAGGGTTTTTCCTGAGTACAACAATGATCATCCTCACTGTTTATGCATTCCTGTGGGGTCGGCTTTATCTTGCTTTAAGTGGGATTGAGAGTTCTAATGCAGCAGATGATGCTGCGGACAATAAAGCACTTGGTGCTATATTAAACCAACAGTTCATTCTCCAACTTGGCCTGTTCACTGCGTTGCCAATGATAGTAGAAAATTCTTTGGAGCATGGTTTTCTTTCAGCAATTTGGGATTTTATAACTATGCAACTTCAGCTGTCATCTGTATTTTTCACATTTTCCATGGGAACTCGGGCTCACTATTTTGGCCGAACTATTCTTCATGGTGGTGCAAAGTACAGGGCAACTGGTCGTGGTTTCGTGGTGGAGCACAAAAGCTTTGCTGAAAACTATAGACTTTATGCGCGTAGCCACTTTGTAAAGGCTATTGAGCTTGGGCTGATACTTGTAGTGTATGCCTCTTACAGTGCTGTAGCTAAAGGAACTTTTGTTTACATTGCGTTGACCATCTCAAGTTGGTTCCTAGTGATTTCATGGATGATGGCCCCTTTCTTGTTCAATCCATCTGgttttgattggttgaaaacgGTGTATGACTTTGATGATTTCATGAACTGGATATGGTTCCGCGGTGGTGTGTTTGCTAAAGCTGATCAGGGCTGGGAAAGATGGTGGTATGAGGAGCAGGATCACTTGAGAACAACAGGTCTTTGGGGAAAATTTCTGGAAATTATTTTGGACCTGCGGTTTTTCTTTTTTCAGTATGGGATTGTATACCAACTTGGTATTTCTGATGGGAGCAACAGCATATTTGTTTACTTGCTTTCGTGGATCTATGTGGGCATGGCACTTGCAGTTTACTCTACTGTAGCTTATGCTCGGGATAAATATGCTGCAAGAGAACATATCTATTATCGATTGGTTCAGTTTCTCCTTATAATCATTTTTGTGCTTGTGATCATTGCCTTGCTCCAGTTCACCGAGTTCAAATTTGTGGATATTTTCACTAGTCTGTTGGCATTTTTACCCACAGGTTGGGGTTTTATTTCGATAGCTCAAGTGTTGCGACCCTTTTTGGAGAATACTATGATTTGGGAAACTGTTGTTTCTGTTGCTCGCTTGTATGATATATTGTTTGGAGTGATTGTTATGACCCCTGTGGCGGTGCTATCATGGTTGCCTGGATTCCAGTCTATGCAAACAAGGATTTTATTTAATGAAGCATTTAGTAGGGGATTGCAGATAACCAAGATCGTGACAGGAAAAAAATCTTCTGATATGTGA